From Rutidosis leptorrhynchoides isolate AG116_Rl617_1_P2 chromosome 3, CSIRO_AGI_Rlap_v1, whole genome shotgun sequence, a single genomic window includes:
- the LOC139902739 gene encoding uncharacterized protein, protein MKNDIHFTTNGVEYKRGYYLTDGIYPWWTLFVKAFSSVNDEKRIYYSKKQAVARKDVERTFGILQGRWHILQQPARAYSINIIKQLMYTCIILHNITVEDNGFALTENDWGYEPVRNMQTFLIERCETCRRRTKELRKREVHEDLRSDLVELCLANGSGWVGLSNGSK, encoded by the coding sequence ATGAAGAATGACATCCATTTTACTACAAATGGTGTTGAGTACAAAAGAGGATACTACCTAACCGACGGAATTTACCCCTGGTGGACATTATTTGTTAAGGCGTTTTCAAGTGTAAATGATGAGAAACGTATTTACTATTCGAAGAAACAAGCAGTGGCACGCAAGGATGTTGAGAGAACTTTTGGTATTTTGCAAGGGCGTTGGCATATATTACAACAACCGGCACGGGCTTATAGCATCAATATTATTAAACAATTAATGTATACGTGCATCATATTACACAATATAACTGTTGAAGATAATGGTTTTGCTCTAACCGAAAATGATTGGGGttacgaacctgttcgtaatatgcAAACTTTTTTGATCGAGAGGTGTGAAACATGCAGGAGAAGGACGAAAGAATTACGAAAAAGGGAAGTGCATGAAGACCTACGATCGGATTTGGTTGAACTATGCCTGGCAAACggttcaggttgggtcggtttgagtAACGGGTCAAAatag